A window of Rhododendron vialii isolate Sample 1 chromosome 13a, ASM3025357v1 contains these coding sequences:
- the LOC131312304 gene encoding histone-lysine N-methyltransferase, H3 lysine-9 specific SUVH1-like codes for MEQGVGSESIPTPGSMDKSKIFDIRPLRCLVPTFPSSPGTSAFSSPQTSPFMCFPPTGPFPPGVSPFYPFLVPAESLRSAVPNQAGHSGFNNAIPSPVPLTSFRPTSTKKSRAANGSTGPSRKSSRYRTAGIHLDEDGYSDSQHQTDQYLSGFSMHVADAEDTGSKVRRRKGKSEMRTRSGREVSPGVDIDLVANSFLESFNLAEFDSVRQADGDTQSIRYILMIFDLLRRRITQVEEGREAAPGGLRRPDLKAGAILMNKGVRTNTKKRIGAVPGIEIGDIFFFRMEMCLVGLHAPSMAGIDFMSFKLVQGEDSLAISIVSSGGYEDNVDDGDVLIYSGQGGNIYRKDRFVDITDQKLERGNLALEKSLHRGNHVRVIRGVKDVANPTGKIYLYDGLYKIQQSWAEKGRSGVNVFKYKFVRVPGQPEAFTMWKSIQQWKEGITSRVGVILPDLTSGAENLPVSLVNDVDDEKGPAYFTYFPTLKYRKPFHSPQPSRSCMCRGGCQPGDLNCSCIQKNGGVLPYTALGVLLIYKALIHECGSSCLCPPNCRNRMSQAGLKVRLEVFRTKDRGWGVRSWDPIRAGAFICEYAGEVIDVSSEEELEREREDHYIFEATCTSEPSDVMAGNSIESPKIPFPLVVSAKKGGNVARFMNHSCTPNLYWQPVLRECNNEAYLHIAFFAIGHIPPMKELTYDYGTGQSGQAGQRKKKCLCGSLKCRGHF; via the coding sequence ATGGAACAAGGTGTGGGTTCAGAGTCTATTCCTACACCGGGTTCTATGGATAAATCTAAGATTTTTGATATAAGGCCATTGCGATGTCTTGTTCCAACATTCCCATCCTCTCCTGGCACATCCGCCTTCTCATCTCCCCAAACTTCACCCTTCATGTGTTTCCCTCCAACTGGTCCTTTTCCACCTGGGGTTTCTCCATTTTATCCCTTTCTTGTCCCAGCAGAGTCTCTAAGGTCTGCGGTACCCAATCAAGCAGGGCACAGTGGCTTTAACAATGCAATCCCATCACCTGTTCCCCTAACTTCATTTAGGCCAACCTCGACAAAGAAGTCTCGGGCTGCAAATGGAAGCACTGGGCCATCCAGAAAGAGTTCTAGATATCGTACAGCTGGTATCCATTTGGATGAAGATGGTTATAGTGACTCCCAACATCAGACTGACCAGTATCTGAGTGGCTTCAGTATGCATGTCGCTGATGCAGAAGATACCGGTAGTAAGGTGaggagaaggaaaggaaaatccGAGATGAGGACAAGGAGTGGCCGAGAGGTTTCTCCTGGTGTTGACATTGACTTAGTAGCCAATAGTTTCCTGGAATCTTTCAATCTTGCGGAGTTCGATTCAGTTAGGCAAGCCGATGGTGATACCCAGTCGATTAGATACATTTTAATGATATTTGATTTGCTCCGGAGAAGGATAACCCAAGTTGAGGAAGGAAGGGAGGCAGCTCCAGGGGGATTAAGACGTCCAGACTTAAAAGCTGGCGCTATCTTGATGAATAAAGGAGTTAGAACAAACACCAAGAAGAGGATTGGAGCTGTACCAGGGATTGAAATAGGGGACATCTTTTTTTTCAGGATGGAAATGTGTTTGGTGGGTTTGCATGCTCCATCAATGGCTGGGATTGATTTTATGAGTTTCAAGCTTGTTCAAGGCGAAGATTCTTTGGCTATAAGCATTGTCTCATCTGGAGGATACGAGGATAATGTTGACGATGGGGATGTGTTGATTTACAGTGGCCAAGGTGGAAATATTTACAGAAAAGATAGATTTGTAGATATAACGGATCAGAAACTTGAAAGGGGTAATCTAGCATTGGAGAAGAGTTTGCATCGAGGCAACCATGTTCGAGTTATTCGCGGTGTGAAAGATGTGGCAAATCCAACTGGGAAGATATACCTCTACGATGGCCTTTATAAAATCCAGCAGTCTTGGGCGGAGAAAGGGAGGTCAGGTGTCAATGTTTTCAAGTACAAATTCGTCAGAGTTCCTGGCCAGCCTGAAGCTTTTACCATGTGGAAATCAATTCAGCAATGGAAGGAAGGCATTACGTCAAGGGTTGGGGTTATTTTGCCAGACCTGACTTCAGGTGCAGAAAATTTACCTGTTTCTCTTGTAAATGACGTTGATGATGAAAAGGGCCCTGCTTATTTTACATATTTTCCTACCCTCAAGTATCGGAAACCGTTTCATTCACCACAACCTTCTCGGAGCTGTATGTGTCGTGGTGGATGTCAACCTGGTGACTTAAACTGCTCTTGCATTCAGAAAAATGGAGGAGTTCTGCCTTATACTGCACTTGGGGTTCTTTTGATTTATAAGGCTTTAATACACGAGTGTGGTTCTTCTTGTTTATGCCCTCCCAATTGCCGTAACAGGATGTCCCAGGCGGGTTTGAAAGTCCGCCTTGAGGTGTTTAGAACTAAGGATAGAGGTTGGGGTGTAAGGTCTTGGGATCCCATCCGTGCAGGAGCTTTTATCTGTGAGTACGCAGGAGAAGTCATTGATGTATCTTCAGAAGAGGAGCTTGAGAGGGAAAGAGAAGATCACTATATTTTCGAAGCTACTTGCACCAGTGAACCTTCAGATGTTATGGCTGGAAATTCTATTGAGTCTCCAAAAATCCCATTTCCCCTTGTTGTAAGTGCGAAAAAAGGTGGGAATGTAGCTAGATTTATGAACCACAGCTGCACTCCAAATCTCTATTGGCAACCTGTGTTGCGAGAATGTAATAATGAAGCTTACCTCCATATTGCGTTTTTCGCAATCGGTCACATTCCTCCTATGAAAGAGTTGACATATGATTATGGGACAGGTCAGTCCGGCCAAGCAGGGCAGAGGAAGAAAAAATGCCTATGTGGTTCATTGAAGTGCAGAGGGCATTTTTAA
- the LOC131312305 gene encoding 1-aminocyclopropane-1-carboxylate oxidase homolog 1-like, with product MDATTTKISVQAPIELNYDRASELRVFDETKTGVKGLVDAGVAQIPRIFIHPPDNFDNPQNPTNTQFSFPIIDLAGIDKDPIRRKETVGEVLDASVNWGFFQVINHGIPESVLEEMVDGTLRFYEQDTEVKKHWYTRDSSRACVYNSNFDLFAAPAANWRDTVYCAIAPKSPNPEELPETCRDILLEYTNQVKQLGCSLFELLSEALGLNPNHLKDMGCAEGLAVLCHYYPACPQPELTLGTSKHADNDFITVLLQDHVGGLQVLHQNQWVDVPPTPGALVVNVGDLLQLVTNDKFKSIEHRVLANRVGPRVSVACFFTTGMSPSTKLYGPINELLSQDNPPKYRETTARDFSAHFNAKGLDGTSALLHFKL from the exons ATGgatgccaccaccaccaaaattTCAGTGCAAGCTCCAATCGAACTGAACTATGATCGAGCAAGTGAATTAAGAGTTTTTGATGAAACCAAAACCGGGGTCAAAGGACTAGTCGACGCCGGTGTTGCGCAAATCCCCCGGATATTCATCCACCCACCAGATAACTTTGACAACCCACAAAATCCAACCAACACCCAGTTCAGTTTTCCAATCATAGACCTCGCCGGCATCGACAAGGATCCAATCCGGCGAAAGGAAACTGTCGGAGAAGTCCTCGATGCGTCGGTGAACTGGGGTTTTTTCCAAGTGATCAATCACGGAATTCCCGAGAGTGTGTTGGAGGAGATGGTGGATGGGACCCTGAGGTTTTACGAGCAGGACACCGAGGTCAAAAAGCATTGGTACACGAGAGATTCGTCGAGAGCTTGTGTGTATAATAgcaattttgatttgtttgcaGCGCCGGCGGCTAACTGGAGGGATACTGTGTATTGTGCTATAGCTCCTAAATCCCCAAATCCAGAGGAATTGCCTGAGACTTGCAG GGATATTCTACTGGAGTACACAAACCAAGTAAAGCAACTAGGCTGTTCTTTGTTCGAGTTATTATCCGAGGCTCTCGGGCTGAATCCTAACCACCTGAAAGACATGGGCTGCGCCGAGGGGCTTGCAGTTCTGTGCCACTACTATCCAGCGTGCCCGCAGCCAGAACTAACATTAGGAACAAGCAAGCACGCCGACAACGACTTCATCACGGTGCTGCTGCAAGATCATGTGGGAGGCCTCCAAGTCCTGCACCAGAACCAGTGGGTTGATGTACCCCCTACTCCCGGAGCACTTGTGGTAAATGTTGGAGACCTTCTTCAG CTTGTAACAAATGACAAGTTCAAAAGCATCGAGCATAGGGTGCTGGCGAACCGTGTCGGTCCAAGAGTATCGGTGGCATGCTTTTTCACCACGGGAATGTCGCCATCGACAAAGCTGTACGGGCCTATCAACGAGTTGTTGTCCCAAGACAATCCTCCAAAGTACCGGGAGACCACTGCACGAGATTTTTCCGCTCACTTCAACGCCAAAGGTCTGGACGGGACTTCTGCCCTGCTTCATTTCAAGCTCTGA